From Xyrauchen texanus isolate HMW12.3.18 chromosome 36, RBS_HiC_50CHRs, whole genome shotgun sequence, one genomic window encodes:
- the n4bp2l2 gene encoding NEDD4-binding protein 2-like 2 isoform X1, with the protein MPNVNGNESTSLPDGGNVEGPYGNIPLTSYHGVKKTSVVNTSSNQTLFKNYSDDKISHTRILLDGRPFKTEWDELDKEMNGRQLDPSIPNVSKEVTNTCSRKGTSQRDRERVIKELGTTSTSFIGPSCRQEPSIEQELCEFYKELEEVDSSDKVDGDTGSEQGHHLSYNPERDQPNRKDIPDGVTDHRRAYRPYPDQHERSGHQWKYEDPKRWRSRTQYGIDGFSRGGPVQNWCPPPQWFAQGPRDSTSLNFPPPPSGGPMYPPENRHQQNFHSHTNNSIWAPWEEPQLPSNEWHGYGRGLSSSGYPGFSGEYETPSSNWQQYNPEQHYVHEEGQYEHYNNSLVLILLRGVPGSGKSTLARELLSTGPNGMILSTDDYFFQDNRYVFDHTLLGDAHDWNQKRAERAMLECRSPIIIDNTNVKAWEMKPYVEIALDHRYKVDFLEPDTQWKYDPAQLEKRNKHGVPGETIANMLDRFERPMNVDIVMKSIEPSHKSKGN; encoded by the exons aTGCCCAATGTAAATGGCAATGAGTCTACATCTctgcctgatggtggaaatgtagAGGGACCCTATGGAAACATACCTCTGACTTCCTATCATGGTGTCAAGAAGACATCAGTGGTAAATACATCATCCAATCAGACACTCTTTAAAAATTATTCAGATGATAAAATAAGCCACACAAGAATTTTACTAGATGGAAGACCGTTCAAGACCGAATGGGATGAGTTAGACAAAGAAATGAATGGCAGACAACTGGATCCTTCAATACCTAATGTGAGTAAAGAAGTTACTAATACATGTTCCAGAAAAGGTACAAGCCAAAGAGACAGAGAACGTGTCATTAAAGAGTTGGGTACCACTAGTACTTCATTTATTGGGCCTTCGTGTCGCCAGGAGCCATCCATTGAGCAGGAACTTTGTGAATTTTACAAAGAGCTTGAGGAAGTAGACAGCAGTGACAAGGTTGATGGGGATACCGGCAGTGAGCAGGGTCACCATCTGTCCTACAATCCAGAGAGAGACCAACCAAACAGGAAGGACATTCCAGATGGTGTAACTGATCACAGAAGAGCCTACAGACCCTACCCAGATCAACACGAACGCAGTGGACATCAGTGGAAATACGAAGATCCAAAGAGATGGAGATCTCGCACACAATATGGTATCGATGGTTTTAGTCGAGGGGGACCCGTTCAAAATTGGTGTCCACCTCCACAATGGTTTGCCCAGGGCCCTCGTGACTCAACGTCCCTGAACTTCCCTCCCCCACCCTCTGGAGGTCCCATGTATCCTCCAGAGAATAGACATCAGCAGAACTTCCACAGTCATACTAACAACAGTATCTGGGCCCCATGGGAAGAGCCACAGTTGCCGTCAAATGAATGGCACGGTTATGGAAGGGGTTTATCGTCAAGTGGTTATCCTGGATTCTCTGGAGAATATGAAACACCTTCTTCAAACTGGCAACAGTACAACCCTGAGCAACATTATGTTCATGAAGAAGGTCAATATGAGCATTATAACAATAGTTTGGTTCTCATATTGTTGAGGGGGGTCCCAGGGTCTGGAAAATCCACTCTGGCT AGAGAACTCTTGTCCACTGGTCCTAATGGAATGATACTGAGTACAGATGACTACTTTTTCCAAGACAACAGATATGTATTCGATCACACTTTGCTTGGGGACGCTCACGACTGGAATCAGAAGAGAG CTGAACGAGCGATGTTGGAGTGCCGCTCACCTATCATCATCGACAACACAAATGTTAAAGCTTGGGAAATGAAGCCTTACGTTGAAATA GCTTTAGATCACAGATACAAAGTGGACTTCCTTGAGCCAGATACACAGTGGAAATATGATCCTGCTCAGTTAGAAAA GAGGAACAAGCATGGAGTCCCTGGAGAAACAATAGCAAATATGCTGGATCGTTTTGAGCGGCCCATGAATGTTGACATCGTGATGAAATCTATTGAGCCTTCCCATAAAAGCAAAGGCAATTAA
- the n4bp2l2 gene encoding NEDD4-binding protein 2-like 2 isoform X2, translated as MPNVNGNESTSLPDGGNVEGPYGNIPLTSYHGVKKTSVVNTSSNQTLFKNYSDDKISHTRILLDGRPFKTEWDELDKEMNGRQLDPSIPNVSKEVTNTCSRKGTSQRDRERVIKELGTTSTSFIGPSCRQEPSIEQELCEFYKELEEVDSSDKVDGDTGSEQGHHLSYNPERDQPNRKDIPDGVTDHRRAYRPYPDQHERSGHQWKYEDPKRWRSRTQYGIDGFSRGGPVQNWCPPPQWFAQGPRDSTSLNFPPPPSGGPMYPPENRHQQNFHSHTNNSIWAPWEEPQLPSNEWHGYGRGLSSSGYPGFSGEYETPSSNWQQYNPEQHYVHEEGQYEHYNNSLVLILLRGVPGSGKSTLARELLSTGPNGMILSTDDYFFQDNRYVFDHTLLGDAHDWNQKRAERAMLECRSPIIIDNTNVKAWEMKPYVEIEEQAWSPWRNNSKYAGSF; from the exons aTGCCCAATGTAAATGGCAATGAGTCTACATCTctgcctgatggtggaaatgtagAGGGACCCTATGGAAACATACCTCTGACTTCCTATCATGGTGTCAAGAAGACATCAGTGGTAAATACATCATCCAATCAGACACTCTTTAAAAATTATTCAGATGATAAAATAAGCCACACAAGAATTTTACTAGATGGAAGACCGTTCAAGACCGAATGGGATGAGTTAGACAAAGAAATGAATGGCAGACAACTGGATCCTTCAATACCTAATGTGAGTAAAGAAGTTACTAATACATGTTCCAGAAAAGGTACAAGCCAAAGAGACAGAGAACGTGTCATTAAAGAGTTGGGTACCACTAGTACTTCATTTATTGGGCCTTCGTGTCGCCAGGAGCCATCCATTGAGCAGGAACTTTGTGAATTTTACAAAGAGCTTGAGGAAGTAGACAGCAGTGACAAGGTTGATGGGGATACCGGCAGTGAGCAGGGTCACCATCTGTCCTACAATCCAGAGAGAGACCAACCAAACAGGAAGGACATTCCAGATGGTGTAACTGATCACAGAAGAGCCTACAGACCCTACCCAGATCAACACGAACGCAGTGGACATCAGTGGAAATACGAAGATCCAAAGAGATGGAGATCTCGCACACAATATGGTATCGATGGTTTTAGTCGAGGGGGACCCGTTCAAAATTGGTGTCCACCTCCACAATGGTTTGCCCAGGGCCCTCGTGACTCAACGTCCCTGAACTTCCCTCCCCCACCCTCTGGAGGTCCCATGTATCCTCCAGAGAATAGACATCAGCAGAACTTCCACAGTCATACTAACAACAGTATCTGGGCCCCATGGGAAGAGCCACAGTTGCCGTCAAATGAATGGCACGGTTATGGAAGGGGTTTATCGTCAAGTGGTTATCCTGGATTCTCTGGAGAATATGAAACACCTTCTTCAAACTGGCAACAGTACAACCCTGAGCAACATTATGTTCATGAAGAAGGTCAATATGAGCATTATAACAATAGTTTGGTTCTCATATTGTTGAGGGGGGTCCCAGGGTCTGGAAAATCCACTCTGGCT AGAGAACTCTTGTCCACTGGTCCTAATGGAATGATACTGAGTACAGATGACTACTTTTTCCAAGACAACAGATATGTATTCGATCACACTTTGCTTGGGGACGCTCACGACTGGAATCAGAAGAGAG CTGAACGAGCGATGTTGGAGTGCCGCTCACCTATCATCATCGACAACACAAATGTTAAAGCTTGGGAAATGAAGCCTTACGTTGAAATA GAGGAACAAGCATGGAGTCCCTGGAGAAACAATAGCAAATATGCTGGATCGTTTTGA